One Candidatus Bathyarchaeota archaeon genomic region harbors:
- the tfb gene encoding transcription initiation factor IIB (stabilizes TBP binding to an archaeal box-A promoter; responsible for recruiting RNA polymerase II to the pre-initiation complex) — MTLHARKLWKIIKCPECGSDHPIEDYDRGEIICQNCGLVINENVMDRGAEWRAFTKEEKESRGRVGIPISYSMHDKGLSTIIDRVNRDAHGKLLPISTRLEMMRLRKLQIRTGVHSSIDKNLIQAMGELDRLKDKLHIPLHVKEKAAIIYRKALDNGFVRGRSIAAIASAALYAACRATETPRTLKEVASASGARKKRDVARCYRLLLRELDIRMPSEDPVRCVS; from the coding sequence TTGACTTTACATGCAAGAAAATTATGGAAAATCATAAAGTGTCCTGAGTGTGGTAGTGATCACCCTATAGAAGATTACGACCGTGGGGAGATTATCTGCCAAAATTGCGGACTTGTAATCAATGAAAATGTTATGGATAGAGGGGCCGAATGGAGGGCTTTTACCAAAGAAGAGAAAGAAAGTCGAGGAAGAGTAGGCATACCGATTTCTTATTCTATGCACGATAAAGGGCTTTCAACGATCATAGACCGAGTAAACCGAGATGCTCACGGAAAGCTATTACCAATTTCTACAAGGCTAGAAATGATGAGGTTAAGAAAATTGCAAATAAGAACTGGAGTCCATTCATCCATCGATAAAAACTTAATTCAAGCCATGGGGGAGTTAGACAGGCTAAAAGACAAACTCCATATTCCATTACATGTGAAAGAAAAGGCCGCGATCATCTATAGAAAGGCACTGGACAACGGATTCGTGCGCGGTAGATCAATTGCAGCAATAGCTTCCGCCGCTCTTTACGCAGCGTGTAGAGCTACTGAAACTCCAAGGACTTTGAAGGAGGTAGCTTCTGCTAGTGGCGCGAGGAAAAAAAGGGATGTTGCACGCTGTTACAGGCTCTTGCTTCGAGAGTTAGATATCAGAATGCCTTCTGAAGACCCCGTAAGATGCGTATCT